The Corvus hawaiiensis isolate bCorHaw1 chromosome 29, bCorHaw1.pri.cur, whole genome shotgun sequence region TCTGGCTGAAGGAGAGAGCCgtgcagctggagaaggaggtggAAGCCTTGCTGGAGGTGCACGAGGAGGAGAAAGCGGGGCTGGACCAGGAGATTGCAAGTTTCTCCCACAGCCTGGAGAGCTTCCGCTGTGCACCGGTGGCTTTCCAGCCAGTGGAGGTCGAGGACTACTCCAAGAGGCTCTCGGAGATCTGGAAAGGGGCGGTGGAGACCTACAAGACAGAGGTGTCGCAGCTGGAGGGTTCCCTCTGCCAGGCCAAGGAGAACCTGTGGAAGGCAGTGGAGGACAaccagcagagccagctgcagctgcagcacctggagaaGGACCTGGCAGGTCTCAAAGCACGGAAGGAGATGCTGGAGGAAAGCCTGgcccagcagtggcaggagcagcGTGGGGAGGCAGAAAAGTTCCAGGCGAGTGAAGGCAGCGGGAAGGTGCTGggtccctggggagggggagagcagggggctgtgggtgccTGGGTGGGCACTCAGGGCACATCCCTGAGCAAAGGGATGAGAGAGATggatgggaggagggaagaCAGAGGGAACAAACCCCAGGGAAGGGATGGACGGCGGCCCTGGATGAGCTACGGATGAAGCTGAGGAGAGCGGGAGGAAGAGTAAAGCGGCTTGgggacatccctgtcccccGTACAACAGAGACCCGGGGCCACCCCACTGCAGGGGAGCAGCACCCAGACACCGGCTCCTCCCCCAGCACCCTGCCCGGTTGCTCCAtgtcctgctgggctccagAGTCAGGATCCCGGGATAACGACAGCCGCTGCTCCCGGTGCGGGGTGCAGGCAGCGGCGGGGTGCGGGCAGGATAAACTCCGGCCGACTTCACTGCAGCTGCGATTCAACAGCTGCAAAAGTGATTCAGCGGAGGGAGGTGGAGGCGGGGTGGGCTGGAAATACCGGGAACGGCGCGAACACTCCCGGGGAAGGGTCCCTCTTTGTTCCAGGTCCTGGGACCAGCCATGGGTGTCCTGGGGCAGAGGGTGCCGCGGCCTCGACTGCTCGCCTGAAAGTTGTTTCTTTCCCACGCTGGCGTCCCGCAGCCCTGAATCaccccagcctttcctccctcctccagcagccgTTTCCCCATCGCCTTTCAGCCCTGCTCGTCTCCTTGCCCCACCCTCAGCCCCCCGTGCTAAAATCGAGCGCCCAggactcctgtccctgcagcgtCCTGAGGGGATGAGCCGAGCCACCTGTCCAGGTCCGCAGGGACCGGCAGGGCTCAGGCGGGGCTGGGGTGCCCCTGACCCCCCTGTGCTACCCGCAGCTGGCGATGGAggccctggagcaggagcagcagagcctgcGGGCGCAGATCGCCCGGGTGCTGGaggacaggcagcagctcaTGCATCTCAAGATGTCCCTCAGCCTGGAAGTGGCGACCTACAGGTGAGGTTCCCGATGGGAACGGGACTGGGAGTGGCCGCTTCCCCGGCATGCggtgggcagggagctggggccgAGCTTGGCACCGCGGCAGGAACAGGAGGGTCTTGGCACGAGAGGGGTCTCGGGCACAAGGGGGTCTCGGGCACACGGGAGGTCTCGGTAGGGGTAGCCCTGTGGCCCTTCCGCAGCCCTTCCAGATGGCCCCACACAAAGGCCGCCTGCCAGGGACTGGGGGGACAATTAGCATGAGAATaggggctgtcccagcccaggcGAGGGGCCTCCCCGGCAGAGCATGATGTCACCCTGCACGGACACTAATCCCGGGCACGGGGGGATGGGAGGGGAGACAGGAGCAAGGGGGGCTTCTTCGGTCCCCCCGTTCCGTGACAGAGCAGCACGACCATCCGTAGCCACTCCGTGCCTCGGTTTACCTGTCCTGACGCTGCCGCAGCCCGGCGGGGCGAGCTGGGGCGCACAGGGAGCGCCCAGCTCCCCGCAGCACCCACCCTGCGGCACCCACCgtgctcctctcctcctccaggaCGCTGCTGGAAGCGGAGAGCACCCGCCTGCAGATGCCAGCCGGGGAATTCAGGTTGGCCAATGGTGTGCGAGGTAAGGGACCCCCGGCGCCAGCCCGGCATCGCCACCGCGTCACCCCGGGAGGGCTCGGGGAGTGAGGCTGGATTTAGacacattttcctgcattttcctgGCAGCGGTTGCCCGGCCGCGATAGGAAGGTGCGAACAGCGCCCGGGGGCTCTTGGCACGGGGCTCGCAGCCCAGATAAGGCTTATCTGCTCCTTCgcctctttttttaattccctgcCATGCACGGGGAGGGCAGGAACGGATCTGCCCAGCAGGACGGCGGGCTGTGGTAACAGGCTgagcatttcctttttcctcaaaacaaaaaaacccaaaaaaacaaggaaagctTGTCACCTGCACActttccccagcagcaggacctgactgtggctgcagctggccAGAGCATTGTCCCGGCCTGATGCTGAATCCCCTGGGACTGCCAGCATCCGCTGCACTCAAGAGGGAGGAATTTCCCACTTTCCAAGAAGGAGCCGTTTAAAAATAGGACAGGGGGCagcgagaggcagccaggcggcaggggagggctgggagagccctggAGCGGCTTCTTGCCCGCTCACGGCTCCACCTCACTCTTTGCAGATCTCAAACTGgaggtgagcagcagcagcagcaaactggTACCAGCGAGCCCTGAGACCAGGCGGCTGCTGCCCCGAGACCACTGCGCCAGCCCCTCCATCTTCCCCAGGGCAGAGGGCAGGGGGCAGCTAGCAAAGCCCCAGAGTGACACCCTGGCACCCAAAAGCCAGAGCCCCCGTGCCAGGGAGCTCCAAAAATTCAGCTCGGTCCTCCATGCCACGGCACTGCCAGCTGccggcagggctgggggaccGGGAGCCCCTGTCCACCCCACACCCAGCCCCTcgcaggcaggcagagctgcccctcCTCTCTCCCCGGAGCCCCCCAGTCCCTCGCCACCGGAGCcggggagctctgggggagaGGGTCCTGCCTGGCCGGGGGGAGACGGGGCAGTGCTGAGCCAAGGGACGGAGTGTCCTCTGTCCAGAGCTATGGGGGACACTCCCGATGCCAgtgagcagcccctgggagcaGCGCCCGCCCGCAGACTGCAGTACCCGGCCCAGCTGGTCAGCGAGGCGCTGGAGGACGCGCTCAAGGCAATGGAAGATGATGCTCAGCCCAAAGAAGAGCCCACGCTCAGCACCGTGGGGGCCCCCCAGGAtgcccgtgtccccagccccgttTTCTCCACAGAGGCTTGTGGAGGGGCTGTGTCAGAGGGGCCTGGGGAAGAGCAAGACCCCTCTGAGGGATCTgagcatggggacagccctgAAGCAGACGAGAGGGTTGGGGAAGTCGTGCTCCAGGGGCTGGGTATGGAGAGCAGCATCCTGCAGGACAGAGCCATGTCCCCATCGGGCATGGCCGCTTCCTTGAGTGCCTCAGGGAGCCGGGAAGATTTGGGAGCGTgggtggaagaggaggaggaggaagtacctgctgtgctgagcccGAGGGATTCAGAAGTGGAGGCCCAGGAAGGGGACAGGGGTCTCCCTGGACAGACAGTGAccagctgggaaaagccagAGCAAGAGGAGGACAGGGCAGAGACCCCAAGCACAGAGCCATCACACCcctcagaggaggaggaggaggagaggggactCCACAGCCCCTGCGAGGAGAATGGAGATTtccaggaagaaggaaaagatgtgCAAGAAGAGGAGTGTCTGCACAGAGAATCTGCTCATGCTGTCCTTGCAGAAAGCCACCTGGCTTTGCCCACAAAAGGTCACCTGGAAGAGGACTTTGTTgatgcagagcaggaaaggtctgagcagcagaaaatgcCCGTGTGTGAGATGGATctggctgcagaggaggaaaggggaCAGGAGCTGTGCCTAGAGCAGGAGCCCTCAAGTGTCCATGAGGCCATCCCAGCAGAGGAGGCTTCGTTAGGAGCTGAAGAAGATTCTGTGGGAGGGGAGGACACAGGCAGAGTGAAAGATGGCgagggagaaaagggagaggCCAGCAGGGAGATGCTGGGAGGAGAGGACCATGGGGTAGGACAGGAccccagggcaggagaggaCTCCGAGCCAGAAGAAGACCATGGGGCAGGAGAAGGctctgaggcaggagaggactccagggcaggagaggatcctggggcaggagaaggctctgaggcaggagagggctcCGAGACAGGAGAGGATCCCGGGGCAGGAGAAGGctctgaggcaggagagggctcCAAGGCAGGAGAGGAtcctggggcaggagaggatCCCGGGGCAGGAGAGGATCCCggggcaggagaggctgtgGCAGGTGACACCCTGGagtgggagagcagagccccagagGAGCCTGAGGACCTGCAGGAAAGCGGCTCTGTGGAAGCAGGGGGGgaacaggaggagctgaagcCAGGAGaggagccctgggctgggggggaTGATGGCAGTGGCCAAGAGCCCTGTCCAGAGGACTGGGAGGTGACAGCAGAGGACACAGAGGGAGTTTTGGGGACAGAAGAGCCAGCCTGGACAGATGACACCCCGAGCAGTGCAGGAAGGCTGAAAAGTGAGGAGAGAGATGGCACATcgccagcagagctggaggaagcccaggaagatgaagaagaagatgCCAAGAGCCAGGAgatgagccagcagcagccactgccagaGGCTGAGCTGGCACCAGAGCTGgcgaggcaggagcaggagggcacCGTGGCAGAGCCTGACCCAGCCCCTCCAGGTGCCCCTGAGCaagggcacagccaggagctggccGAGGCTCCAGAGGAGCCATGGGAGGTGCAGGATGAGGATGCTGATGCCGAGCTCAGCTCAGAGCTGGGGAAGCCGGCGAGCTCAGAGCTCgtggcactggagcaggtgccAGGTGACAGCGTGGAGAGTGGCGAGTGGGCACTGGAGGAGGCCCCTGGAGACCCAGAGCCCACACCGGGCACCGGCAGGAGGGTGGAGCTGGAGGACACGCTGCCGGACAGCACACCCTTGCACCTCTACGAAGGGGAGATGCTGGCGGTGGGTGCACCCAGCCCAAACCTGCCAGAGACTGAGGAGACCACAGAGACAGCGCCTGCGTCTGACCCAGCTCATGAGGGTGAAGGGTGGCTGGAAGGGAGGGACAAGCCACCAACTCCCACCATGCCAGAGAGCCCTGAAGAGGAGGCAGGggcagaggtggctgctgtggcagagggtgctgaggaggaggaaggttATTTCATGGTCTCTGCTCCCAACCAAGAGGCGTCCAGCTCAGAGGAAGCCGAGATATCCGAGGACTTTGAAGAAATTAAAGTTGAAGCAACTGAAGGCAGCCAAGATGATCTGGGGGCTCCTGGAGAAGCAtctccagtgccagagggcaaaGAGCACCTCAAGGCGCTTGTTGGGGAAGCAGATGACGATACAGAGATGCCCACTGAAGAAGCCGAGATGCCAAAGGATGAGGACAACACTGCTGAGCTGGAGGAAGGCCCAGCTGAACCTGAAGCAGATTCCAGCTGTCTCAGGGCCGTGGGATCATCAGCAGGAGGTACTGACAAGCCAGCCCAGGGTGCCACAGGCACCGGAGCATGGGAGGGACCGGAGCATTCGGAAGGTTTGGCCGCTGAATCGGATGAGGAGCTCCATgacacagctgagctggagagggatgcCAGTGGAGCAACAACCctcccaggctgcagcctggggttggcagggcaggaggaggagggggcagaTGAGGATGAGCCCAGCACGGCTCTCCATGACACGGCCAAGGCCGCCCCTCCAGCAGGGTTCCAGGCCCAGGCGGTGCCTGACGAAGCAGAGCAGCTGTTGGAAGAGCAGCCATCCGCGGAGGAGGAAGCACTCGACAGTGACAGCCCTCCTTCACCCAGGAACGAGCAGCACCCCGAGGCCAGCCCACCTCCACTGGGCTCtgcgctggagcaggggggtTTTCCAGAGGTGATTCCCGATATCCCTGACACAGCTGTTCTCTCTGCAGAGGTGCCGGTGGATATCATGAAAGACTCGGATATTTTGGAAATAGTTGAGCAGGCCCTGGAATTCAACCAGGAGCTGATGGGGGTGAGGGTGGCAGAGGGTGGGCAGCAGGATCCTGGAAGGACCGAGCTCCCCCAGGATGCAGGGGAAGACTCCTCGCCCGCCTCATCCAGCGAGGAAGAGCCGACGGTGCAGGAGGCACCAGCAGATGTGGTCCCAGAGATGgagggcctggcccaggcccaGAACGGGCTGCACCGGGAGGCCAGTCTGGAAGACCTGGCTGAATTCACCGAGGAGGTGCTGAACGGCATcgccagcacagcaccagcacaggagCTCCCCACAGAGACCGCAGACCCCTCGGCGGTGGTGCCAccgcagccccccagccctggagatGGCACCGCCACCAAGCTGGGGGATGCCACCCTCAGGGGAAAGCTTGGTGGAGCTgaccccagccctgtgccccccGCTCTGGGGGAGGACGTCCTGTGCCTCGTGCCCGACCAGCCACCAGCGTGCCGGCTCAGAGCCGAGCAGGAGCCCTGGTCCTCAGGGGACGAGTGACAGCAGTCGGGGGGAGCCCTCTGGTAGCCCCCTTCCTGCCAAAACCCAGAACCCCCACTTGTCCCACCCGCCCTCCTAACGCTTCCCTGTCTCCTTGTGGTTTTTAACATGTTTGTGTGGATTTTTTGCACCCCTTTTCAGAGTGAAGAACCACCAAGTTCCGTTCCACCCCTCAGCCCACCCAAACTCGCATGCTTGCTCTGGGACCCCTGCTTCATTTTGAGCCTCCTCTGGGTGGGTTGCCGTGGCTGTATTTAATTTAAACTCTGTGTTTCCCCCTTCCCTGCAATCTTCTCCTCTCAACTCCCCCAGTATTTTCCCCAGGAAGCCCAGCTGGAGGCTAGGGACCCCCCCAAACTGCACCCCGGGACTCAGAGCCTTGGGGCTCCATTACCCCAGGGTCCCCAACACGCTGACACTGGGGGCTGAGCCACGCTGGATGTACCCACTGCCTCGACATTAATTTAATAAAGCCTCATCCTCCCACTCAGAGCCCTGGCTCTCCTCActgggggggcaggggcagcagccccggggcagggctggggggcaggggagggcacGGTTTGGGGGGGTTGCACTTCCAGGCTGCTTTTGGCTGGGAAGGTGCACTTGGAGCCATTGCTTAGCACGGGCTGGGGACAGCGTCCGTGCAGTGATGCTCCCCCATCTCTAAGACAATGCATATCCCTGGAGCAGCGTGGCCCCAGTCCCTGGGGCGATGCAGCCCCCTGGGGCGATGCCCCTGATGCCTTGggaggccacctaaaaacagagactagacaggaataagggaataaagggaGGTATTTAtctgaaaggccttcaaaggtacccctgggggccagaggctactgccgaGATGGACCCCAAGGTGGACCccaggtcatgagttcttcacacttttataggtttggttcatttgcatatcagggttaattctccaattaaagcttcagttaatgatgtaatttccctcAGCTTGCCtccctttagaggcttttggtttacacattttgggcctaggacggtctgggtgtccttggagagcaggcccagagaggctttgttatgtctacagAGCATGAGAGAGAAGtgaacaggctacaagaaacttcagagttacacaccaggcagtgcaggatttgaaaaatatgaaagttaaaacccaAGGCGTCACCCCCAGGAGGACACGCCCCCATTCCCAGGGTGATGCAGCCCCCTGGGGTTATGGACCCTCATCCCTGCTGCAATACTCCCCCGACCCAGACCGATGCCGCGCCCCGAGGTGATGCTCCCCCACCCCTGGGGCCCCGCAAATGCCACTCAGGGCTCGCTGCTGGCCGGGAACTTCCCAGCTTCCGCCTGGGCTGCCGGCAGGAGCGGGGCGGgatgccagcccagcccacccAGTGCCCGTGCCAGCGCCCggagccaggagccagcagcaccagccgcTGTTCCTGCCCGATCTGGGCAGGATGCCCACGGAACAACccggccccgggagctgcgggaACCCCGGCACCGCGGTGGGGACCCTCTCACCCAAAGGGTGATGGGCTTCAGGGGGGCTGCGAGGAGCCGGCGGGGTTCAATCGCCCCGTTGTGCAGCCGGGCGTGGGGACGGCGCGGGCAGAGCCGCATGAATCAGCCTCCCGCTGAAGAATGGGCTCCTTTATGCCGGGCAAAGGGCTGAGTCACCCGGGCGAAGGGACGCGGTGACTCGGGTGGCCATGGCATCCCTGGGGCTCGCCAGCCTTGCGCCCACGGGTGTGCTCAGCATCGCTGCTCGAGTGCCCCGGCTGCCCTCCTGGCTGGCCCCGGCGCTTGTCCACGCGCCGGATTTAGCTCGGTCATTCCCGTGCCAGCGCCCAGGGATGCTCGGAGCCAGGGACCGATAAGAACCCAACATTTAGCTGCCTTCCTCCCTGCGAagcccccggccccctcccctgcctggAGGCGACAGTTTCCTTTTAAGGTGAAACTCCAACGGATCCAAACACCGTAATAAAAAATCCCCCTCTGATGAGTTTAATCAGGCGCCGAGTCTGTGTTCAATCAGCCCCTGGCCGAACACACCTCGGGCTGCCTGGGCAGCATCAGCCTGGCAGcggctccagcagcaccccccgagcccccagtgccccccgaGGGGTCCCCAAAGCTGGGGGTGCCCGGGCCAGGAGAGCGGTGGAGGATGTCGAGGAGGAGACGGAGATGGCTCGGGCGAGGCTTCGCCATGCGGGGGGTGACATTCCTCCCGAAATTAATCCACATTCCAGCCGGTGCTGACAGAGTGATGAGGGGGGACAGAtggcggggggagggggagccCCTTCCTCCccgcgaggaggaggaggaggagggtgggaTGAAGTGCCGAAGTCTGGGAGTCAGCTGGGGGGATGGGGGAGATTGCCGGGGCCTTTGGAATCCgccggggctgcagccaggagagcaaACCCTGGTGAGGCTCGTCTGGGGCTGGCGAGTGCCCGAAGGACTGGGCAGTGATGGGACAAGAGTGTTCCCATCACCCAGCACCAAGTGTGTCCCCAACAGGACCGAGTGTGTCCCCGAGGGGACTGAGTGTGTCCCAACAGGATCAAGTGTGTCACCAATTGGATCCAGTGTGTCCCCAGTGGGACCGAATGTGTCTGTGATGGGACCGGTCATGTTCCCAGTGAGTTCAAGGATGTCCCTCATGGGACTAAGCTTGTCCTCAGTGGGATCAAGAGTGTCCCCCGTGGGACCTGGACTGTCCTTCAGTGCTGAGTGTGACTACAACAGGACCAAACATGACCTGGCAGGGGGAAAAAGGGCACCTGGGTTACTTTACGACCACcccggctggggctgcagctcgGACACCCACTGGGCACATCTCCCCTGACCCCAAATTCCATCAGACCCAACCAGAGTGTTCGGGGCCCCACAGGCAGCACCCACTGTCCCACCCCCAGCCGAGTGCACACAGGCTGATTTTGGGGACCATGCTGCTTTGgggggctggaaagggaaatggAGGTGCCCTACACTCCAACCCTGCTCACAGCCGGGCGCGAGCACCGGGGGGCACAGGAGTGTGCAGGGGgcagggggtgctgggggctgcagctctgcgGGAGCTGCCAATTGTTGCCTGGGCTGGAGCTTTTAGAGCCCCTGGagccccccgcagccccccagagtcccccacagcccctgcaccCCCCGCAGCCTGGCCCCCTGCCAGTCAGGGAAGGGTTTTGTTTCCTCCCGGGCTGGGCGAGGGGAGTTTCAATGGAGCCCTCACAAAAACTCCCTGTGGGGTGAGCCCGCGCCAGGACGGGGAGGGGGGATGAGGCGGGATGACCTCAGCGATGACTTCATTCCGCTCTCAGCTCCCAAAATTCATGGGAACCTTATAAGGAAAGGACTAAAAATACAGCGGGAGGGGCGCGGGCAGCCCCCGCTCCCCTCCTCAAAATGAGCCCTTGGGGATGCTGCTTGCAGGCGAGCAGGAGCCACGCTGGGGCCACCAGAGCGCCGGGACTGTTCCCAAGGGGGATGCGCGGTGGGGGCAATCCAtagggaccccaaaatccccacggGAGAGGCGGGCTGGTCTCCCACGGGAGAGCAGAGTGGGGCTGTGGGCGTCCCCCCAGGGAGGCATCGCCACCCCCACGAGCAccgtccctgcccgtggcacctccagggacacgCCGGGAGCGGGGGGTGGCTCGGTCACCCTCTCGCCCGCCCTTCACCCGGGTCAGACCCCCGGGAATAGCTCCCGCCGGCTAAAATCAGCTCTGCCCCGGCTTGGGGGGCTCGCCCAGCTGCCGGGTCGTGACCCGCCAGCAGCGCCCGTGCCCCGGCTCGGCgacagctgctgccagcccggGGCGGTTCGGATGCCTGAGGCCGAGCCCGGGGGCAATCCCGCCGGGAATGTGCGCCTGGGGCCGTCCG contains the following coding sequences:
- the LOC125318049 gene encoding basic salivary proline-rich protein 1-like, which codes for MPRPEVMLPHPWGPANATQGSLLAGNFPASAWAAGRSGAGCQPSPPSARASARSQEPAAPAAVPARSGQDAHGTTRPRELREPRHRGEQEPRWGHQSAGTVPKGDARWGQSIGTPKSPRERRAGLPRESRVGLWASPQGGIATPTSTVPARGTSRDTPGAGGGSVTLSPALHPGQTPGNSSRRLKSALPRLGGLAQLPGRDPPAAPVPRLGDSCCQPGAVRMPEAEPGGNPAGNVRLGPSVSGREGGPLYDRRENPLWPSWIPAPSPGLPEPTQDPPVTIPDPPGIPPVTPAGLPETPQTTSSIPCDPSEPPKNPLCPRPRTPGVSQGRSRPRPPPPTPTAPVTPAPGPPHNHAPAPWPPTRPRPPPHGPAHRPTAPPTAPRPRPPPRGHAHTATPTPTRPRPRPARPARPLPDAPGIHVSHSSL